One region of Candidatus Bathyarchaeia archaeon genomic DNA includes:
- a CDS encoding aminopeptidase — protein MVDERTVEVAKLLIDYSTKTKRGDRVLIRADASARDLALEIYKQALLRGAHPWIRPELPGARYAFFKHASDEQLSFVPEHDMVEIKSTDVYISLGAPSNVKELSSIDPTRISARMKALKAVNDWRVEKTRWVIFAYPTEAFAQEAEMSLPEFEDFVYNACLIDWSEVSKKLHILKENVDAADKVEIVSSDTRLEFNVKGRKGVAASGDKNMPDGEFFTSVVEDSVSGSIHFDVPAVWFGNVVEDITLTFEKGRVVNAKAAKNQAFLEKILSTDEGAKRIGEFGIGLNYGIARAIKLILFDEKIGGTVHFALGRGYKETLSQNDSAVHWDMIKDLRRDGEIYFDGKLVMKHGKWLDI, from the coding sequence ATGGTGGACGAGAGAACGGTTGAAGTGGCCAAGCTTCTCATCGATTACTCTACTAAGACCAAGAGAGGCGACCGTGTTTTAATTCGAGCGGATGCTTCTGCAAGAGATCTCGCTCTAGAAATCTATAAGCAGGCTCTTTTACGTGGCGCGCATCCATGGATTCGACCTGAACTGCCAGGAGCAAGGTATGCTTTCTTTAAGCACGCCAGCGATGAGCAGTTGAGTTTTGTCCCTGAACATGACATGGTTGAGATAAAGAGCACTGATGTCTACATTTCGTTGGGTGCGCCGTCGAACGTTAAAGAACTTTCAAGCATCGACCCGACAAGAATCAGCGCCAGAATGAAAGCATTGAAGGCGGTGAACGACTGGAGAGTTGAAAAAACGCGCTGGGTCATTTTTGCTTATCCAACTGAAGCCTTCGCTCAGGAGGCTGAAATGTCGTTGCCGGAGTTTGAAGACTTTGTGTATAACGCGTGCCTGATCGATTGGTCAGAAGTGTCAAAGAAGCTTCACATCCTCAAAGAGAACGTGGATGCCGCGGATAAGGTTGAAATAGTGAGTTCCGACACTCGGCTGGAATTCAACGTTAAAGGCAGAAAAGGCGTGGCTGCCAGCGGTGACAAGAACATGCCTGATGGTGAGTTTTTCACAAGCGTTGTTGAAGACAGCGTTAGCGGCAGTATCCATTTTGACGTGCCAGCGGTGTGGTTTGGAAACGTGGTTGAAGACATCACCCTGACTTTTGAAAAGGGAAGAGTCGTAAACGCCAAAGCAGCCAAGAATCAGGCTTTCTTGGAGAAAATACTATCAACGGATGAAGGCGCTAAGAGAATCGGCGAGTTCGGCATAGGTCTCAACTACGGCATCGCAAGAGCAATCAAACTCATACTGTTCGACGAGAAGATCGGCGGCACAGTGCACTTTGCCTTGGGGAGAGGCTATAAGGAGACATTGAGCCAAAACGACTCAGCGGTTCACTGGGACATGATCAAAGACCTGCGCAGAGACGGCGAAATCTACTTCGACGGCAAACTGGTCATGAAGCACGGAAAATGGCTAGACATTTGA
- a CDS encoding nucleotidyltransferase domain-containing protein, translating into MTEKLRGENRIREFKQVAKKLTSRLSSFEGVLGIAFIGGLVRGFADKYSDLDIIVLLARRDEQLRRQFYDLSSDVARVSGVDVDLEVHFIDDFKGQKWDEIDRWEFSKVKIVFDPEGVVQRVFREKLKQPKDFWTKRIALLAEYMKWYCCPPKENVGTVAQTWVDRGDLLSAHYCLNYAVDLVLKVVFTLNKEHLPAPKWRLFYSYNLKWLPKGFSKLIKDAMKATDFSTDELEFRLRALRELWHGVVPKIRDVTGLTMEELSEYFVEKILRVRAAKYK; encoded by the coding sequence ATGACAGAAAAACTGCGCGGAGAAAATCGAATTAGGGAATTCAAGCAAGTTGCCAAAAAACTGACTTCCAGACTATCCTCATTTGAGGGTGTACTTGGCATCGCTTTCATCGGGGGCTTGGTAAGAGGCTTTGCTGACAAATACTCCGATTTGGACATCATAGTTTTGCTGGCTAGGAGAGATGAGCAGCTTAGAAGGCAATTTTATGATTTGAGCTCAGATGTGGCAAGAGTGTCTGGCGTAGACGTGGACCTAGAGGTTCATTTCATCGATGATTTCAAAGGGCAGAAATGGGACGAGATCGACAGATGGGAGTTTTCCAAAGTCAAAATCGTGTTCGATCCCGAGGGAGTGGTCCAAAGAGTCTTTAGAGAGAAGCTGAAGCAGCCCAAGGATTTTTGGACCAAACGAATTGCACTGCTCGCCGAGTATATGAAATGGTACTGTTGCCCACCCAAAGAAAACGTGGGAACCGTTGCCCAAACTTGGGTTGACAGAGGCGACTTGCTTTCTGCACATTATTGCCTGAATTATGCTGTCGATCTTGTGCTGAAGGTTGTCTTTACGTTGAATAAGGAGCATTTACCTGCTCCAAAATGGCGACTTTTCTACTCATATAATCTGAAGTGGTTGCCAAAGGGATTTTCGAAGCTCATCAAAGATGCGATGAAAGCCACGGATTTCTCGACGGATGAGCTGGAATTCAGGTTAAGAGCCTTACGAGAGTTGTGGCATGGTGTTGTGCCCAAGATTAG
- a CDS encoding pantetheine-phosphate adenylyltransferase, producing MARKFSTVLVGGTFDEFHKGHRALITTAFEAAERVMIGLSSDPLARELRKNHEIATYEVRLKELRRFLKKLGVFERAKIVPLDTSYGVTLSTTIADALVLSQETEPVGIDINRKRKASGLKPLELIVINMVPAEDRVPISTTRIRRGEIDREGHLKLHKEHL from the coding sequence ATGGCTAGAAAATTCAGCACGGTGCTCGTAGGCGGAACCTTCGACGAATTTCACAAAGGGCACAGAGCCTTGATTACAACTGCTTTTGAAGCGGCAGAACGCGTCATGATCGGCTTGTCCTCTGATCCGCTGGCTCGAGAGTTGAGGAAAAACCATGAAATCGCGACCTACGAAGTGCGGCTCAAGGAATTGAGAAGGTTCTTGAAGAAATTGGGTGTGTTTGAGCGAGCCAAAATCGTCCCGTTGGACACATCCTATGGCGTAACCTTGTCAACAACCATAGCCGACGCATTGGTTTTGAGCCAAGAAACCGAGCCTGTTGGCATAGACATTAACAGGAAGCGAAAAGCAAGCGGACTAAAACCGTTAGAGCTAATCGTCATCAACATGGTGCCAGCTGAAGACCGCGTTCCCATTTCAACAACTAGGATTCGACGCGGAGAAATCGACCGAGAAGGCCACTTGAAACTGCACAAAGAGCATCTTTAA
- a CDS encoding methylmalonyl-CoA mutase family protein, translating to MFNEEQFRRIQVQEEKWKREILAKTLERFAERKKQFETDSKLPLERVYSPLHIEKVNYTKEVAFPGEYPFTRGIYPTMYRGRLWTMRQYAGFGTAQQTNKRFKYLLHHGQTGLSVAFDLPTQMGFDCDQALARGEVGKVGVSVSSLRDMEILFNGIPLDKVTTSMTINAPATVLLAMYAAVGEKQGVPQAKLDGTVQNDILKEYVARGLYIFPPKASMKLVTDIFEYCAKNMPKWNTISISGYHIREAGATAPQEIAFTLANGIAYVGAATERGLNLDEFAGRLSFFFAAQNNFLEEIAKFRAARRLWAKIMHERFKAKNLASWQLRFHTQTSGVALTAQQPLNNVIRVTLQALAAVLGGTQSLHTNSFDEAYATPTEEAVTIALRTQQIIGYESGVTDTVDPLAGSYCIESMTNRIEEEAVKYIDKIDEMGGAVAAIEKGYMQREIVESAYRHQREIEANERVVVGLNQFATERKTLLKTLRVNPVVEEKQVETLKTLRRKRDNRKVDAALDRLQKAVNRDDNLMPIIIGAVREYATLGEICEVLRQVYGDYRAPTIF from the coding sequence ATGTTCAACGAAGAGCAATTTAGACGTATTCAGGTGCAGGAAGAAAAATGGAAACGAGAGATACTCGCCAAGACTCTTGAAAGGTTTGCTGAACGCAAGAAACAGTTCGAAACGGATTCTAAGTTGCCGTTGGAACGGGTTTACTCTCCCCTACACATCGAAAAAGTCAATTACACGAAAGAAGTGGCTTTTCCGGGCGAGTATCCGTTCACGCGTGGCATTTACCCGACTATGTATCGCGGTCGACTCTGGACCATGAGGCAGTACGCTGGTTTTGGAACGGCTCAGCAGACGAACAAGCGGTTCAAGTATCTGCTTCACCATGGGCAGACAGGGCTTAGCGTGGCTTTCGACTTACCCACTCAGATGGGTTTCGATTGCGACCAAGCTCTCGCTCGGGGTGAGGTCGGTAAGGTGGGCGTCAGCGTAAGCAGCCTCAGAGACATGGAAATCCTGTTCAACGGCATTCCATTGGACAAGGTTACAACTTCAATGACGATTAATGCGCCTGCCACGGTGTTGCTAGCCATGTACGCAGCTGTGGGTGAAAAGCAAGGAGTGCCACAAGCGAAACTGGATGGAACGGTTCAAAACGACATATTGAAAGAGTATGTTGCCCGCGGCTTGTACATCTTTCCACCAAAAGCTTCGATGAAGTTGGTCACGGACATTTTCGAATACTGCGCCAAAAACATGCCGAAATGGAACACCATAAGCATAAGTGGCTACCACATTCGCGAAGCAGGCGCCACAGCGCCCCAAGAGATAGCTTTCACATTAGCCAACGGCATAGCTTATGTTGGCGCAGCGACAGAGCGAGGGCTAAACTTGGACGAGTTTGCTGGTCGCTTGTCCTTCTTTTTTGCAGCCCAGAACAATTTCTTGGAAGAGATAGCGAAGTTTCGTGCGGCTCGTCGTTTATGGGCAAAAATAATGCATGAGAGATTCAAGGCTAAGAATCTGGCTTCGTGGCAACTGCGTTTTCACACCCAGACTTCAGGAGTGGCTCTGACCGCCCAGCAGCCACTTAACAACGTGATACGCGTGACGTTGCAAGCATTAGCTGCTGTTCTGGGCGGGACTCAGTCTCTGCACACGAATTCGTTTGATGAAGCTTATGCCACGCCTACTGAAGAAGCCGTAACGATCGCTTTAAGAACACAGCAGATCATAGGCTACGAAAGCGGTGTAACGGACACTGTTGACCCCCTAGCTGGCTCTTACTGCATCGAGTCTATGACCAATCGAATTGAGGAAGAAGCGGTTAAGTACATCGACAAAATCGATGAAATGGGAGGCGCTGTTGCAGCCATCGAAAAGGGGTACATGCAAAGGGAAATTGTTGAAAGCGCATATCGACATCAGCGAGAAATTGAAGCAAACGAGCGAGTGGTAGTGGGCTTGAATCAGTTCGCAACTGAGAGGAAGACACTCCTAAAGACTCTGCGGGTCAACCCAGTAGTGGAGGAGAAACAGGTGGAAACGCTGAAGACGCTAAGACGAAAAAGGGATAACCGAAAGGTTGACGCCGCTTTGGATCGATTGCAAAAAGCAGTGAACCGTGACGATAACCTAATGCCGATTATAATCGGGGCAGTTAGAGAATACGCCACCTTAGGAGAGATTTGCGAAGTATTGCGTCAAGTCTATGGAGACTATCGAGCACCTACAATTTTCTAG
- a CDS encoding pantothenate kinase, translating into MRKASAFSPAGISSFFQICDTEPDGAPITDLKRVGARGGGFGLKKGVLTNVTVARSRRMTIEIFINGKLAPEALTTHTVVDMLLEKVDKPCTVTVQHRVEVPIGAGFGASAGGALTTGLALSKALDVNLTLHEIGRIAHVAEVKCKTGLGTVSGILYGGGCVIVLEPGAPNHGSVDSIPIPPDHHVVAGVFEPRLTSEFLKSTKRRVIINKVGQKTLERILAEPSLENFLHSCKEFAQKTGLATKRVIKLMHAAENAGAVGAAQNMLGEAVHALVERDKVKSVLSAFERVLPPDKIVVAEVSLSGAQLVT; encoded by the coding sequence GTGAGAAAAGCCAGTGCTTTCAGCCCAGCGGGCATATCGAGTTTCTTTCAGATTTGCGACACTGAACCTGATGGAGCACCAATCACAGATCTGAAGAGAGTTGGGGCTCGCGGCGGCGGCTTCGGCTTAAAGAAAGGCGTGCTCACAAACGTGACTGTTGCCAGATCAAGACGGATGACTATAGAGATTTTCATAAATGGAAAACTTGCACCTGAGGCACTGACGACACATACAGTTGTAGACATGTTACTGGAAAAGGTTGACAAGCCGTGCACTGTCACAGTTCAGCACAGGGTTGAAGTGCCGATTGGAGCCGGCTTTGGAGCAAGTGCAGGCGGCGCCTTAACCACCGGACTAGCTTTGTCCAAAGCTCTGGACGTAAATCTCACCCTTCATGAGATTGGTCGCATCGCTCATGTGGCAGAAGTGAAATGTAAGACCGGACTTGGCACGGTTAGCGGCATTCTGTATGGAGGCGGATGCGTCATCGTCTTAGAGCCAGGCGCGCCAAATCATGGATCAGTTGACTCCATACCCATCCCACCTGACCATCACGTAGTCGCAGGTGTTTTCGAGCCTCGCCTAACCAGCGAGTTTCTCAAATCAACAAAAAGACGAGTGATAATCAACAAGGTGGGCCAGAAAACTTTAGAGCGCATTCTTGCTGAACCCTCACTGGAGAATTTTCTTCACTCTTGCAAGGAATTTGCCCAAAAAACAGGTTTGGCGACAAAACGAGTCATTAAGCTCATGCATGCGGCGGAAAACGCTGGTGCTGTCGGCGCGGCTCAAAACATGCTTGGTGAAGCTGTACATGCTTTGGTTGAAAGGGATAAGGTTAAAAGTGTTCTTTCTGCTTTTGAAAGGGTTCTTCCACCCGACAAAATCGTTGTGGCGGAAGTCAGCCTGAGCGGCGCTCAACTGGTAACGTGA
- a CDS encoding DUF763 domain-containing protein, translated as MQKTGVAQLPLHHGRAPHWLVKRMIKLADEITTIIIDEYGRAELLRRISDPYWFQALGCVLGYDWHSSGVTTVLTGVLKSAMKPDTHGLAVCGGKGKTSRKAPEEIAQVSDLFNLLTSTAEALQYASRMSAKVDNTAIQAGYQLYHHAFFVAESSEWAVVQQGMSAHDRTARRYHWLSEHVQSFVAEPHDAIVGDAKRDAALNMTAKESENCRKVSTDLAKEKPEKLMRLLGSIRPARQTSLHKWMSEDRTKSHSVEWISMPKTLNWKLAKRLYEFHPKDYEELLSLRRVGPATVRGLALIAELVYGASPSWKDPVKYSFAYGGKDGAPYPVDRKAMDQSIEILENAIRNAKMGSDERLKSLQRLHRYNSV; from the coding sequence GTGCAGAAAACAGGCGTTGCACAGCTTCCGCTGCATCATGGACGGGCACCACATTGGCTCGTAAAACGAATGATCAAGCTAGCCGACGAAATCACAACAATAATCATCGATGAATACGGCCGAGCCGAGCTTCTTCGGCGGATCTCCGATCCCTATTGGTTTCAAGCTTTGGGCTGTGTACTTGGCTATGATTGGCACTCCTCAGGTGTCACAACGGTTTTGACAGGAGTTCTCAAAAGCGCGATGAAGCCCGACACGCACGGATTGGCTGTGTGCGGCGGCAAGGGCAAAACCTCGCGCAAGGCACCAGAGGAAATCGCTCAAGTTAGCGATCTCTTTAACTTACTAACAAGCACTGCTGAAGCATTGCAGTACGCGAGTCGAATGAGTGCCAAAGTGGACAACACGGCGATTCAAGCTGGCTATCAGTTGTATCATCACGCTTTTTTTGTGGCTGAAAGCAGCGAGTGGGCAGTTGTGCAACAGGGCATGAGCGCCCACGACAGAACTGCGAGGCGTTATCACTGGCTCAGTGAACATGTTCAGAGCTTTGTGGCGGAACCGCATGACGCCATTGTGGGTGACGCCAAACGAGACGCGGCTTTGAACATGACAGCTAAAGAGAGCGAAAACTGCAGAAAAGTCTCAACCGATCTTGCTAAGGAGAAGCCTGAAAAACTTATGCGGTTGCTAGGGTCGATCAGACCTGCCCGTCAAACATCGCTGCACAAATGGATGTCAGAGGATAGGACTAAGAGCCATTCTGTAGAATGGATTTCGATGCCGAAAACTCTCAACTGGAAACTGGCAAAAAGGCTCTACGAGTTCCATCCCAAGGACTATGAGGAACTGCTTAGCTTGAGACGGGTTGGTCCTGCCACAGTTCGAGGCTTGGCTCTCATAGCTGAACTTGTCTACGGAGCATCTCCCAGCTGGAAAGATCCAGTCAAGTATTCATTCGCTTACGGTGGAAAAGACGGTGCCCCTTATCCCGTTGATCGAAAAGCCATGGACCAATCCATAGAAATCCTCGAGAACGCTATAAGAAACGCCAAGATGGGCAGCGACGAGAGGCTGAAGTCGCTTCAGAGACTTCATAGATATAATTCGGTCTGA